A genomic region of Trifolium pratense cultivar HEN17-A07 linkage group LG3, ARS_RC_1.1, whole genome shotgun sequence contains the following coding sequences:
- the LOC123914924 gene encoding replication protein A 70 kDa DNA-binding subunit A-like: MWVSPDSLWVFLVHGCVIHIVDLVPGKERVRIKARIVRLWKVPAFLNPNESGSIELVLVDYKGGKIHASVRKQLIHVFESRLEEGRVYEFSDFSVFPQSGSYRTTLHRYKIGFQLKTVVVAAEGDDISQFGIKVTSLAEIVARTDDYKYLVDVIGLMTGISAEREYVRDGKLTKMVVIELTDDTGKCECALFGEYADELSKKMGKSAVSGLPIVVVQFAKVKIFRDKASLQNVHNTTRILINPEIAEVEAFRNSIAVHGIDNDLSLSMIGDRLRPTFEEEFIHNIFYVTY; this comes from the exons ATGTGGGTATCACCTGATTCTTTGTGGGTTTTTCTGGT CCACGGTTGTGTCATTCATATCGTTGATCTCGTTCCTGGCAAAGAGAGGGTTCGGATTAAGGCCAGGATTGTTCGGTTGTGGAAGGTTCCTGCTTTTCTCAATCCAAATGAATCTGGTTCTATTGAGTTGGTTCTTGTGGATTATAAG GGAGGAAAAATCCATGCTTCAGTTAGGAAGCAGTTGATTCATGTGTTTGAATCTCGTCTTGAGGAGGGTCGTGTTTACGAGTTTTCCgatttttctgtttttcctCAGAGTGGTAGCTATCGCACCACTTTGCATCGATACAAGATTGGTTTCCAGTTGAAGACAGTGGTTGTGGCTGCTGAAGGTGATGATATAAGTCAATTTGGAATAAAAGTTACAAGCCTTGCAGAGATTGTTGCCCGTACTGATGATTATAAGTACTTGGTTG ATGTCATTGGTTTGATGACTGGTATTTCCGCTGAGAGAGAGTATGTTCGTGATGGCAAATTAACTAAAATGGTGGTTATTGAGTTGACCGATGATAC CGGCAAGTGTGAGTGTGCTTTGTTTGGTGAATATGCTGATGAGTTGAGCAAAAAAATGGGGAAATCAGCGGTCAGTGGTTTGCCTATTGTGGTTGTTCAATTTGCGAAGGTCAAGATTTTCAGAG ACAAAGCATCACTTCAGAATGTGCATAATACTACTAGGATTTTGATAAATCCAGAGATTGCTGAAGTTGAGGCATTTAGAAATAG CATTGCAGTTCATGGTATAGACAATGATCTTAGTCTTTCCATGATTGGTGATCGTCTTCGGCCAACTTTTGAGGAAGAGTTTATCCATAATATCTTTTATGTGACTTATTGA
- the LOC123919081 gene encoding kinesin-like protein KIN-4A, protein MSLNARMARIASLENMLSISSNSLVAMASQLSEAEERERAFTNRGHWNQLRSMGEAKILLQYMFNSLADTRCQMWEKDMELREMKDQIRELVGLLRQSEIKRKEIEKELKVREHDVATTLAKPASGNSPNSLKHCVVDIAEPLSPDSVPAPKQRKYTPGIVNGQVRESAAFIDQTRRMVPIGQLSMIKLAIAGQASGKLWRWKRSHHQWLIQFKWKWQKPWKLSERIRHSDETIMRSRPRSQTLPQIKSF, encoded by the exons ATGTCGCTAAATGCAAGAATGGCCAGAATAGCTTCACTGGAGAACATGCTGAGCATATCATCTAATTCACTTGTGGCAATGGCTTCTCAACTATCTGAGGCAGAAGAACGAGAACGGGCCTTTACAAACCGTGGACACTGGAACCAGTTGCGCTCAATGGGAGAAGCCAAAATTTTGCTTCAATACATGTTCAATTCTCTTGCAGACActag GTGTCAAATGTGGGAGAAGGACATGGAGTTAAGAGAAATGAAAGATCAAATCAGGGAACTTGTAGGTCTATTACGGCAAAGCGAAATCAAGAGAAAGGAAATTGAGAAGGAACTAAAAGTGAGAGAGCACGATGTTGCAACTACATTGGCAAAGCCAGCTTCA GGAAATTCTCCAAATTCATTGAAACACTGTGTCGTAGACATAGCAGAACCTTTATCTCCGGATTCTGTGCCAGCACCGAAACAGCGCAAATATACACCAGGCATTGTTAATGGCCAAGTGAGGGAATCAGCAGCATTTATAGATCAAACTAGAAGG ATGGTACCTATTGGGCAATTGTCGATGATAAAACTAGCAATTGCAGGACAAGCTTCTGGCAAGCTATGGAGATGGAAAAGAAGCCATCATCAGTGGCTAATACAATTCAAATGGAAGTGGCAGAAACCTTGGAAACTTTCTGAACGAATTCGACACAGTGACGAGACAATCATGAGATCAAGGCCACGTTCACAAACTTTGCCTCAAATTAAGTCATTTTGA